ATGCCGGTGGACCAGATTGCCCGTCTACGGGAGCAAGCAACCGCATTCGGCACAGGTGAGTTGTCTTATGCAGCAGATGTCGTTAACGAGGGTTTGAGTGCTATGACTGGGGCTACGGCTCCCCGGCTGCAGCTGGAGTTGCTGTGTGCACGGCTATTGCTGCCTCGCTCAGCTGGTGAGGATGGTGTCATTGCTCGTGTGGGGCGCCTAGAACGTCGGCTTGAACTCGGGGGCGTACCTGCTTCAGGTAGGAGCGAAGCACCCAGTGCTACAGCCCGCCCCTCAGATGGTTCTGACGATGCCCAAGATATGGGTGCTTTGCGTTCACGTGTACAAGAAGTCAGCGCTCCTCATAGTGCTGATGAGCCTGCACCAGCTGCTGCTGGTGATGTAGTGCCCACACGCCCAGAGCCAAAGACGTCAGTCCGTCAGCGAGGCGCTGGTCAAACAGGGAAAGCAAGCACGCCTCAACAGGCGGCGCCGACCAGCACAAATGATGAGTCGCCACAGCAGGGTGCGCTCGCAGGGGTGGACACGGATGCGATTCGTCGGGCATGGCCAGATGTGTTGGCCGTTATTTTTGGAATGAGACGAGCGACATGGACCTTTTTGTCGCAGCACTCACAGGTGCTTGATTTTGATGGTCAGCGTTTGCTTCTTGGTATTAATTCGCGGGGGCTTGCTCGTACGTTCGTGCAGGGCAGCCATGCTGAGGTAGTGCGTCAGGCGCTTATCGAGGCCCGGGGGGTGGATGTCAGGGTTGAGGGCGTTGCCATGGAAGACCGTGGTGAGGCGCCTGCGGCAGGTTCAGTGCGTTCTCGTGATGTAGGCAGGGCTGGGCGAGCTGCACAGGCAGCGAACAAGCGCGCGCCGGTTAATACGCGCGGCGGTAGCGCACAAGAAACGATGGGTAGAAGCGCGGCAACTGTTGCTGCAGCTCGTGCTGTGGATGCGCGGCCAGATGTCTCGGTGAGAGGAGATTCGCGCCCTGAAGCGCGATCGAGTGCTGCGGCAGAAGCGGCTCAGCCACCGAACTATCCGGATGATTTGCCACCTGAACCGGTGGAATATGACGAAGGCCCGGGAGACCCCTTTGCCTCAGGGGCGCATGAATGGGGTTCTGCAGCTCCTATTTCTTCACAACGACGGGATGAGCGTTTCCAGTTTCGCTCTGCAGAGAGCAAACCGCAGATAGATGAGACTGTTCATCAGGTTGAACCGGTGGAGTCTAATGAGCAGACAGATCCTCATGAGACGTCTGCGATAGGGCCAACGTCTGTTGTGGAAGAGGTTGCAGAAGAGACGGCGCCTGTCCCATCGGGTGCGGGGTCGTTGCCGGCAAGTACATCTGCGCCCGCTGTGTTTGGGGATGGGGCGATGCGACCACACTCAGGGCACGAGGCTTTTCGCGCGGCGATGGCCGCTAGGAAGGCGAAATCAGCTGGGACAGGATTGGCGTCTCTTGGCGCTTCCGAAGTGTCTTTAGAGGATGCAGATTCGTTTGAATCTGGTGCCAGTGCTGATGATGAAGATATTTCGGATTTGTCTCAGGTGGGGCAGCCTGTGATTGCCGAAATACTTGGTGGTGTGGTTATTGCCGAGCTGGATGAATGAGTTTTATAGCGGTTTGTGTACGCAGTCGTCTGGTGAAGTGCAAGTGAGAGTATGCGCTGTTAGTGAAGTTTTTGATGGAGGGGGGAAGTCAGGTGTGGTATGAGCTGGGGCGTAAGACGGTTGGGCCTGTGGGTCGTGCTCTTTTGCGGCCGACTGTGCTGGGTAAGGAAAATATTCCTTTGCGTGGTCCGGTGATTTTGGCGAGCAATCATTTGTCTTTTTTGGATAGTTTCATTATTCCGATGACAACTCCTCGTGAGATTGCTTTTTTAGCTAAGAAGGAGTACTACACAGGGTCGGGTATTTCCGGTTTTGTTAGCCGGACTTTCTTTACCAGTATTGGTGCGATCCCAGTTGATCGGGATGATCCGCGTGCGGCTCAGAAGTCGTTGGAGCTGCAGTTAGAGGTACTGGCACGCGGTGGTGCGGTGGGTATTTATCCGGAAGGGACGCGTTCGCGGGATGGGCGTTTGTATCGGGGTCGTACAGGGGTTGCTGAGTTGGTGATGAAGTCGGGAGCAGTGGTGGTGCCGACTGCTTTACAAGGTACGGAGAATTTGCAGCCGGTGGGGTCGCGCTTTGTGCGTCCTGCGAAGGTGTGTGTGCAGTACGGCAAGCCGATGAATTTTGTGGATAGGTTCGTTGGCGTGCCTAAGGGGGTGGTGCGTAGAAGTATTACGGACGAGATTATGGGGGCGATTCATGCGATGAGTGGCCAGGAGTTGGCGGGTGCGTACAACGAGCGGCCTGGGGTGGCATCTGCCAGGTGAGAGCTCTCGGAGTTAGGGGGTGTCGGGGGCTAGGCTGATGGTGTGTATGAAGGCGCGGTTCAGGATCTAATTGACGAGCTAGGGCGGTTGCCCGGGGTCGGCCCGAAGAGTGCTCAGCGGATCGCGTTTTTCCTGCTTAGCGCTGATGAGGCGGATGTGCAGCGGTTGGCTGAGGCGATGCTGCATGTGAAGGAGACCGTTCGGTTCTGTGAGGTCTGCGGCAATGTCGCGCAGGAGCAGAAGTGCCGGATCTGTGGGGATCCGCGGCGTGATGCCTCGAAGATTTGTGTGGTGGAGGAACCTAAGGACGTGATCGCGATTGAGCGCACGCGTGAGTTCCGGGGGCTGTATCACGTCTTGGGTGGGGCGATTAATCCAATGGAGGGCGTTGGTCCGGGGGACTTGTCTGTAGCGCAGTTGTTTTCGCGTCTTGCTGATGGGGTTGTTCAGGAGGTGATCATCGCGACTGATCCGAATTTGGAAGGGGAGGCTACGGCTACGTATTTGGCTCGGTCGATGGGGTCGATGGGTGTTTCGGTGTCACGTTTGGCTTCTGGCTTGCCAGTCGGGGGCGATCTTGAGTACGCGGACGAGATCACGCTCGGCCGCGCCTTCGAAGGGAGGCGGATGATTCATGTCTGAGTCGGTGCAAGGTGCTGGTAGTTCTGGTGGGCAGGTGCCTGATGATTTGGTGATTCTTGCCGAGGAGACGGCGTTAGAGGCGCGAACATTCTTGGCGGCTGCTCGTGGTGTGGCTGGTGGTGCTTCGCCGGAGACGGCAATTCCGCTGCTGTTACTTGCTGTGTCGCAGGTTTTGGTGACGGGTGCGCGGTTGGGCGCGATCATGGATGTTGTGCCGTTTGAGCGGTTTGAGCCTGATTTGGGCAGTCAGGAGGATGTTGATGACATCCGAGATGGGCTGGCGGCGTTGTTGCGGGGAATCGATGAGTATGTGGATGTGGTGGATCCACTGCTGCGTGGGGATGTAGTGAGTGGAAGTTTGAGTGGCGATATCGCCGATGTGGCCTCGGATTTGATGCATGGTTTGCGCCATCACGCTGAAGGGGCGGTATCGGAGGCGTTGTGGTGGTGGCAGTTCAGTTATTTGGCGACGTGGGGGGCGCGGGCGGCGAGTGCGTTACGGGTGTTGCAGTCGTTGCTGGCGCATATTCGGTTGGATGCCGATGAAGACACGATTGCGCAGGCACAGTTTGAGGCTTTGCATGCTGATGAGCAGCAGGATTGAGGTGTAGTTCGGCCCGGTTCCGCGTTGGCGGTGCCGGGCTTTTTGCTGCTGTGGGTTAGGTGTTGGTGGGGGCGTGGTGGATGGTGTGTTCGCCGTACGCGGCTGGGCCGGGGGTTTTGAGCCGTCGGGTGGTGTAGGCGGTGGTGGTGGCGCCTATGAGGGCCCAGATTGCCAGAGAGATGGGCCAGTGTGGTGTGAGTTTTTCTGCTTGTTGTGCGGTGGTGCGGCGTTGTTCAGTGATGGTTGCGCGGATTTTTTCAGTGGGGGTGGGGGGTGTGTTTTTTGTGTGTTCGGTGGGGCGGCTGGGCAGGGGGCATTCGTCGATGGTGGGTGGGGTGGGTGGTGTGGTGCGAGTGGTGCGGATTGCGGTGCGTAGGGCGGTGAGGGGCTCGAAGGCGAAGGTGTGGGGGATGCGGGGTGCGGCGTCGGCGAGGGTGATGAAGGGCTGGGGGAGTAGGAGCCACCAGATGTGGTCGGGGCGGTTGCGGTGTCGGGTGGCGTTGGTGACTGTGCAGGTGATGAATTGTTCGGGGTGGTGTCCGTTGGTGGTGTGCAGGGGGGTGCTGGTTGCGACGTGGGCGTTGGTGGCTTCGTTGGTCAGGGGTAGGAGTGCGGAGAAGAGGAGTACGGGGGTGAGTATGAGTGCGCCGGTGAGGGTGATGGCGGTGAAAGAGGCGAGGGCGCGGTGGGCGATGAGGGTGGCGGTTGCTGAGCCGAGGCAGGTGAGGGTCCATCCGGTGACGGCGAGGGTGAGCAGGGTTCCGGCGAGGTCGAGTGGGTTGGCGTTGCCTAGGAGGGTGCCGATAGCTAGGGCGGGGGTAGCGATGAGGAGTAGGAGTGTGTATTGGGTGGTGGTGGCGAGGGTGGTGCCCCAGGAGATGGTGCGGGGGGTGAATCCGGTGAGGCGGAACATGTCGAGTAGGCCGGTGGCGCGGGTGCGGGCTAGGGGGGTGACGCCAAGGATGGGGGCGAGGATGAGGGTGGTGATGAGGGTGGTTGTTGCGGTGATGCTGTGTAGGAGGGTGGGGGCGTTGGTTCCGGTGGTGGCGAGTGCGAGCAGGAGGAATCCGTAGATGAGTGCGGTCCAGGTGGCGGTGATGGTCCAGGTGAGGCGGGTG
This region of Dermatophilus congolensis genomic DNA includes:
- a CDS encoding lysophospholipid acyltransferase family protein, which translates into the protein MEGGSQVWYELGRKTVGPVGRALLRPTVLGKENIPLRGPVILASNHLSFLDSFIIPMTTPREIAFLAKKEYYTGSGISGFVSRTFFTSIGAIPVDRDDPRAAQKSLELQLEVLARGGAVGIYPEGTRSRDGRLYRGRTGVAELVMKSGAVVVPTALQGTENLQPVGSRFVRPAKVCVQYGKPMNFVDRFVGVPKGVVRRSITDEIMGAIHAMSGQELAGAYNERPGVASAR
- the recR gene encoding recombination mediator RecR, with the protein product MYEGAVQDLIDELGRLPGVGPKSAQRIAFFLLSADEADVQRLAEAMLHVKETVRFCEVCGNVAQEQKCRICGDPRRDASKICVVEEPKDVIAIERTREFRGLYHVLGGAINPMEGVGPGDLSVAQLFSRLADGVVQEVIIATDPNLEGEATATYLARSMGSMGVSVSRLASGLPVGGDLEYADEITLGRAFEGRRMIHV
- a CDS encoding DUF5063 domain-containing protein, encoding MSESVQGAGSSGGQVPDDLVILAEETALEARTFLAAARGVAGGASPETAIPLLLLAVSQVLVTGARLGAIMDVVPFERFEPDLGSQEDVDDIRDGLAALLRGIDEYVDVVDPLLRGDVVSGSLSGDIADVASDLMHGLRHHAEGAVSEALWWWQFSYLATWGARAASALRVLQSLLAHIRLDADEDTIAQAQFEALHADEQQD
- a CDS encoding DNA polymerase III subunit gamma and tau, with product MTQALYRRYRPETFSDVIGQEHVTEPLMNALKSGRVGHAYLFSGPRGCGKTTSARILARCLNCEKGPTPTPCGECSSCKALARGGAGNVDVIEIDAASHGGVDDARELREKASYGPANSRYRVYIIDEAHMVTPQGFNALLKIVEEPPEHVKFIFATTEPEKVIGTIRSRTHHYPFRLVPPMALQTYLEQVCTQEQIEVEQGVLSFVVRAGGGSVRDSMSVLDQLMAGSGGRITYAGAAALLGFTEGELLDATVDAIAAQDGGAVFRQIDRVIETGQDPRRFVEDLLERFRDLIVIAALNSTESASQETLSAVLRGMPVDQIARLREQATAFGTGELSYAADVVNEGLSAMTGATAPRLQLELLCARLLLPRSAGEDGVIARVGRLERRLELGGVPASGRSEAPSATARPSDGSDDAQDMGALRSRVQEVSAPHSADEPAPAAAGDVVPTRPEPKTSVRQRGAGQTGKASTPQQAAPTSTNDESPQQGALAGVDTDAIRRAWPDVLAVIFGMRRATWTFLSQHSQVLDFDGQRLLLGINSRGLARTFVQGSHAEVVRQALIEARGVDVRVEGVAMEDRGEAPAAGSVRSRDVGRAGRAAQAANKRAPVNTRGGSAQETMGRSAATVAAARAVDARPDVSVRGDSRPEARSSAAAEAAQPPNYPDDLPPEPVEYDEGPGDPFASGAHEWGSAAPISSQRRDERFQFRSAESKPQIDETVHQVEPVESNEQTDPHETSAIGPTSVVEEVAEETAPVPSGAGSLPASTSAPAVFGDGAMRPHSGHEAFRAAMAARKAKSAGTGLASLGASEVSLEDADSFESGASADDEDISDLSQVGQPVIAEILGGVVIAELDE